Proteins found in one Paenibacillus dendritiformis genomic segment:
- a CDS encoding ArsR/SmtB family transcription factor: protein MEYFLGKDLDPEVLEHVSQTFKALGDPTRIRILSMLAKEECAVNQLAETLQLSQSAVSHQLKTLRAYRFVRYRREGQNILYICDDDYIIGLLNEAVRYASKL from the coding sequence ATGGAATATTTCCTGGGAAAAGATCTGGATCCTGAAGTGCTCGAGCATGTATCGCAAACCTTCAAAGCACTGGGGGATCCGACGCGGATACGGATATTGTCCATGCTGGCCAAGGAAGAATGCGCAGTGAATCAGCTTGCGGAGACGCTGCAGCTGTCCCAGTCAGCGGTATCCCACCAGTTGAAGACGCTGCGGGCCTACCGGTTTGTCCGTTACCGGCGGGAAGGACAAAATATTTTATACATTTGCGACGATGACTATATCATCGGATTGTTGAATGAAGCGGTCCGGTATGCTTCCAAATTATAA
- the mnmA gene encoding tRNA 2-thiouridine(34) synthase MnmA, whose protein sequence is MTTANAHTRVVVGMSGGVDSSVTALLLKQQGYDVIGIFMKNWDDTDEFGHCTAEDDAEDVRRVCEQIGIPYYTVNFERQYYDKVFAYFLEEYRRGRTPNPDVMCNREIKFGEFLQKALDLGADYVATGHYARVVREDGQAKLLRGIDRNKDQTYFLNALNQEQLARAMFPIGHLPKPEVRRIAEEAGLATAKKKDSTGVCFIGERNFKEFLSQYLPAQPGDMIDIRSGELKGRHDGLMYYTLGQRQGLGIGGSGTGEPWFVAEKDVARNILYVVQGDHPSLYSTGLRATGVSWIAGEAPDKLHCTAKFRYRQPDQEVTIERIGDGTYEVTFGAHQKAVTPGQAVVFYDGEVCLGGGTIDAVHKLKY, encoded by the coding sequence ATGACAACTGCGAATGCCCATACCCGTGTCGTCGTCGGCATGTCGGGGGGCGTCGATTCCTCCGTAACGGCCTTGCTGCTCAAGCAGCAGGGGTACGATGTAATCGGCATTTTTATGAAAAACTGGGATGATACCGACGAATTCGGACATTGCACCGCCGAGGACGATGCCGAAGACGTGCGCCGGGTCTGCGAGCAGATCGGCATCCCTTATTATACGGTCAACTTCGAGCGCCAATATTACGATAAAGTCTTCGCCTACTTCCTGGAGGAGTACCGGCGCGGACGGACCCCGAACCCGGACGTTATGTGCAACCGGGAGATCAAGTTCGGAGAGTTCCTGCAAAAAGCGCTCGATCTCGGCGCCGATTACGTGGCCACGGGCCATTATGCCCGCGTCGTGCGGGAGGACGGCCAGGCCAAGCTCCTTCGCGGCATCGACCGCAACAAAGATCAGACCTATTTCCTGAATGCCTTGAATCAGGAGCAGCTCGCGCGCGCCATGTTCCCGATCGGCCATCTGCCGAAGCCGGAAGTGCGCCGGATTGCGGAAGAAGCCGGACTCGCTACTGCGAAGAAAAAGGACAGCACCGGCGTCTGCTTCATCGGCGAACGCAATTTCAAGGAGTTTTTGAGCCAGTACTTGCCGGCCCAGCCCGGGGATATGATCGATATCCGCAGCGGAGAACTCAAGGGCCGTCATGACGGCTTGATGTACTATACGCTCGGACAGCGCCAAGGCCTCGGCATCGGCGGTTCAGGCACGGGCGAGCCTTGGTTCGTGGCAGAGAAGGATGTCGCCCGCAATATTTTGTATGTCGTCCAGGGCGACCATCCCAGCCTGTATTCGACCGGGCTTCGGGCGACCGGCGTGAGCTGGATCGCGGGCGAGGCGCCGGACAAGCTGCATTGCACGGCCAAGTTCCGTTACCGGCAGCCGGATCAGGAGGTCACGATCGAGCGAATCGGCGACGGGACCTATGAAGTGACGTTCGGGGCGCACCAGAAGGCAGTTACGCCGGGACAAGCCGTCGTGTTCTATGACGGCGAGGTCTGCCTGGGCGGAGGAACGATCGACGCCGTCCATAAGCTGAAGTACTAA
- a CDS encoding hemolysin family protein — MGDPLPIGLGIFLVPFLVFLNGFFVAAEFAMVKVRGSRIDTLVQEGNAKARFARHVTEHLDAYLSACQLGITLASLGLGWIGEKTVAQLLREPLAALGLGEVVLRSVSTVIAFIIITVLHIVLGELAPKSLAIRKAEAITLLTAAPLRYFYKIMYPFIWLLNGTANLLLKLFGIQPASEHESAHTEEEIRILMKESYKSGLIDNTELALVDNIFDFTETHARDIMIPRTDMVCLYAQNSFEENKEKAITEMHTRYPVCDEDKDNIIGFVHIKDLVKAPPGIEDIRQVMRPMMSVPELISISALMKMMQKNKVQIALLIDEFGGTAGLVTLEDIMEEIVGEIQDEFDEERPQIEKRDESNYSIDGRLLIEEVNSYFGTDIVSDDYDTIGGWIYAQVEVPPRIGQTIAVESHFEFIVEETDHLRIARLHVRKLDAPAHDEIDSSASTTV, encoded by the coding sequence TTGGGTGATCCGTTACCGATAGGCTTAGGCATTTTTTTGGTTCCATTTCTTGTATTTCTGAACGGTTTTTTTGTCGCTGCCGAATTCGCCATGGTGAAGGTGCGCGGCAGCCGGATTGATACGCTGGTGCAGGAAGGCAATGCGAAGGCGCGGTTCGCGCGGCATGTGACCGAGCATCTGGATGCGTATTTATCCGCTTGCCAGTTAGGCATTACGCTGGCTTCTCTCGGCCTGGGCTGGATCGGGGAGAAGACGGTAGCGCAGCTGCTCAGAGAGCCGCTGGCGGCCCTCGGCCTCGGCGAGGTCGTATTGCGCAGCGTATCGACCGTAATTGCGTTCATCATCATTACGGTGCTTCATATCGTGCTGGGCGAGCTCGCGCCAAAATCTTTGGCCATTCGCAAAGCCGAGGCGATTACGTTGTTGACGGCGGCGCCGCTCCGTTACTTTTACAAGATTATGTATCCGTTCATCTGGCTATTGAACGGAACTGCGAACCTTCTGCTGAAGTTATTCGGTATTCAGCCTGCTTCCGAGCATGAGTCGGCTCATACGGAAGAAGAAATACGTATTTTGATGAAGGAAAGCTACAAGAGCGGTCTGATTGACAATACCGAGCTTGCCTTGGTCGATAACATTTTTGACTTCACAGAAACGCATGCGCGCGATATTATGATTCCGCGCACGGATATGGTCTGCCTTTATGCGCAGAATTCATTCGAAGAGAATAAAGAGAAAGCAATCACGGAAATGCATACACGCTATCCGGTGTGCGACGAGGACAAGGACAATATTATCGGCTTTGTCCATATCAAGGATTTGGTGAAGGCGCCGCCGGGGATTGAAGATATACGCCAAGTGATGAGACCGATGATGAGCGTGCCGGAATTGATCTCCATCAGCGCGCTGATGAAGATGATGCAGAAGAACAAGGTGCAAATTGCCTTGCTCATCGATGAATTCGGCGGAACGGCAGGTCTGGTCACCTTGGAAGATATTATGGAGGAGATCGTCGGCGAGATTCAGGATGAATTCGACGAGGAACGGCCGCAGATCGAGAAGCGGGACGAGTCGAACTATTCGATTGACGGCCGCCTTCTGATCGAGGAAGTGAACTCCTATTTCGGCACGGATATCGTATCGGATGATTACGATACCATCGGTGGCTGGATCTACGCCCAGGTGGAAGTGCCGCCGCGGATAGGCCAGACCATCGCCGTCGAGTCTCACTTCGAGTTCATTGTGGAGGAGACCGATCATCTTCGCATCGCGCGGCTGCATGTCCGCAAGCTCGATGCGCCGGCCCACGACGAGATCGATTCTTCGGCCTCGACAACCGTATAG
- a CDS encoding DivIVA domain-containing protein has translation MINEKLATSRPTELGVRFTPLEIHNQEFDRTFRGYDEDQVNEYLDLIIKDYETYNIIIQQLQAQIAELLYEDAPETSEPDMDNIVQRIRELEIYSFGKIKD, from the coding sequence ATGATAAATGAAAAATTAGCGACCTCAAGGCCGACGGAACTCGGAGTCCGGTTCACTCCGCTCGAAATCCATAACCAAGAATTTGATCGCACGTTTCGAGGGTATGATGAAGATCAGGTCAACGAATATTTAGACCTGATTATTAAGGATTACGAGACCTACAACATAATCATTCAACAGCTGCAGGCACAGATCGCTGAGCTGCTGTATGAAGACGCTCCCGAAACGTCTGAGCCTGACATGGACAATATTGTGCAGCGGATTCGGGAGCTTGAAATCTATTCTTTCGGAAAGATAAAGGACTAG
- the crcB gene encoding fluoride efflux transporter CrcB, which translates to MGSTFSSQKEREAMMAKHTGRADAAAMRRATGAAVAAGGSAGACLRYGVGLLLPFHPGTGFPWATLAVNLAGCLFLGWFFTWVQERPGLSPVWKPLLGTGLTGATTTFSTFAVEALELFAAHRYAAAALYLTVSIGFGLGLARLGMCWAARSKPAGALQEGRR; encoded by the coding sequence ATGGGCTCAACATTCAGCAGCCAGAAGGAGAGGGAAGCGATGATGGCGAAGCATACAGGTAGAGCGGATGCCGCGGCGATGCGGAGAGCAACGGGAGCCGCTGTCGCGGCAGGGGGCAGCGCAGGTGCCTGTCTCCGCTATGGCGTCGGCCTGCTGCTCCCGTTCCATCCGGGGACAGGCTTCCCATGGGCGACCTTGGCCGTCAATCTGGCCGGCTGTCTCTTTCTCGGCTGGTTCTTCACCTGGGTGCAGGAGCGTCCCGGCCTGTCTCCGGTATGGAAGCCGCTGCTCGGAACCGGGCTTACGGGGGCGACCACGACATTCTCGACCTTCGCGGTCGAAGCGCTGGAGCTGTTCGCAGCCCATCGATATGCTGCCGCGGCCCTCTATCTGACAGTGAGCATCGGCTTCGGTCTGGGGCTGGCCCGGCTCGGAATGTGCTGGGCGGCACGCTCCAAGCCGGCAGGCGCATTGCAGGAGGGACGGCGATGA
- a CDS encoding cysteine desulfurase family protein, whose amino-acid sequence MERIYFDHAATTPLHPEAAEAMIAVMRDVYGNASSVHAAGREATAALTRARDGIAERLGCRPQELVFTSGGTESDNAALFGVVHTAWRKHGRERPPHVVTTEVEHHAVLHACRYLEQFGVEVTYVAPDETGLVAPDRIQEALRPNTCLVSVMTGNNEVGTLQPIREIGQLVREQGIVMHTDAVQALGLLPFQLKDWPVDMASFSAHKINGPKGVGCLYIRQGTDWEPMLHGGNQERKRRAGTENVAGIAGFAAALRVAEDEREDKVRQTKRVRAELWSKLVDGLGDRVAYNGHPEQHLPHILNVSVLDVPTETLLMNLDLAGIMAASGSACTSGSLEVSHVLEAMKLSELRTSTAVRFSFGLGNTIEQADIVSQQIATIANRVRSRN is encoded by the coding sequence ATGGAACGAATTTATTTCGATCATGCCGCGACGACGCCGCTTCACCCGGAGGCGGCGGAAGCGATGATCGCCGTCATGCGGGACGTGTACGGCAATGCCTCCAGCGTTCACGCCGCCGGCCGCGAAGCGACAGCGGCCTTGACCCGGGCGCGGGACGGCATCGCGGAGCGGCTGGGCTGCCGGCCGCAGGAGCTCGTCTTTACAAGCGGCGGGACGGAGAGCGACAATGCAGCCCTGTTCGGCGTTGTCCATACCGCCTGGCGGAAGCATGGACGGGAACGTCCGCCTCATGTCGTGACGACGGAAGTGGAGCATCATGCGGTGCTCCACGCTTGCCGTTATTTGGAGCAATTCGGAGTGGAAGTGACATACGTCGCGCCGGACGAGACGGGCCTCGTCGCGCCAGATCGCATTCAGGAGGCACTCCGGCCGAATACTTGCCTGGTGAGCGTAATGACGGGCAACAACGAAGTGGGCACGCTTCAGCCGATTCGCGAGATCGGCCAGCTGGTGCGCGAGCAGGGGATTGTAATGCATACCGACGCCGTTCAGGCGTTGGGACTGCTGCCGTTCCAACTGAAGGATTGGCCGGTCGACATGGCCAGCTTCTCCGCCCACAAGATCAATGGGCCGAAGGGAGTCGGCTGCTTATATATCCGTCAAGGGACCGATTGGGAGCCGATGCTGCACGGGGGCAATCAGGAGCGGAAGCGCCGGGCCGGTACGGAGAATGTGGCCGGCATCGCGGGCTTCGCGGCCGCGCTTCGCGTCGCAGAGGACGAGCGGGAGGATAAGGTGCGCCAGACGAAGCGAGTCAGGGCTGAGTTGTGGTCGAAGCTGGTTGACGGGCTGGGAGATCGGGTTGCGTACAATGGGCATCCAGAGCAGCATCTGCCTCACATCCTGAATGTGAGCGTGCTGGACGTTCCGACAGAGACGCTGCTGATGAATCTTGATCTCGCGGGCATCATGGCAGCCAGCGGCTCCGCCTGCACTTCCGGTTCCCTGGAAGTGTCTCATGTGCTCGAAGCGATGAAGCTGTCCGAGCTTCGCACGAGCACCGCCGTTAGATTCAGCTTCGGATTGGGCAATACTATAGAGCAAGCCGATATTGTGTCGCAACAAATTGCAACCATCGCCAATCGCGTCCGTAGTAGAAATTAA
- a CDS encoding replication-associated recombination protein A codes for MDLFSYQEERDPGMRLLADRMRPRNLDEYIGQEHIVGPGRLLRRAIEGDRISSILLYGPPGCGKTTLANIISERTQGEFVRLNAVDASVKDVRAVIEQAENNRNLYNTKTILFLDEVHRFNRSQQDALLPAVEKGTIIFVGATTENPFHHVNGALMSRSTLFQLKPLTKEHSLNAMRRALADAERGLGFMKVEAEPGTLEHIAAMANGDIRRALNALELAVMTTSPESDGTVRITMEVAEESVRRPLVQADESVQYDVLSAFHKSIRGSSDAALYWFLYAVEKLGMDPMTFIRRLTVACSEDIGLANPQAMVQAVSALEAYQRIGWPESKYIVAQAILFAVESPKSNSIPAAIARVMAAFDDYPSAPVPLHLRDAHYKGAEKLGHKGYKYPHDYPGHYVDQQYLPDSIRNRVFFMASEQGTEAKMRLNQERRRQSKPDNGDQG; via the coding sequence ATGGATTTATTCTCCTATCAGGAAGAACGGGATCCGGGCATGCGCCTGCTGGCCGACCGGATGCGCCCGCGTAATCTTGATGAATATATCGGCCAGGAGCATATCGTCGGGCCGGGCCGTTTGCTGCGGCGGGCTATCGAAGGGGATCGCATTTCTTCGATTTTGCTGTATGGGCCGCCGGGATGCGGGAAGACGACGCTGGCCAATATTATTTCGGAGCGGACACAGGGAGAGTTCGTCCGCCTCAATGCGGTCGATGCCTCGGTCAAAGACGTGCGGGCGGTCATCGAGCAGGCGGAGAACAACCGCAATCTGTACAATACGAAGACGATTCTGTTCCTGGACGAGGTGCACCGCTTCAACCGTTCGCAGCAGGACGCGCTGCTGCCCGCCGTCGAGAAGGGAACGATCATCTTCGTCGGCGCCACGACGGAAAATCCGTTCCATCATGTCAACGGAGCGTTGATGAGCCGCTCGACGCTGTTCCAGCTCAAGCCGCTGACGAAGGAGCATTCGCTGAACGCGATGCGGCGGGCGCTGGCCGATGCGGAACGGGGGCTCGGCTTCATGAAGGTGGAGGCGGAGCCGGGAACGCTGGAGCATATCGCCGCGATGGCGAACGGCGATATTCGCCGGGCGCTCAACGCGCTGGAGCTGGCGGTCATGACGACCTCGCCGGAGTCGGACGGAACCGTCCGCATTACGATGGAGGTCGCGGAGGAGTCCGTGCGGAGGCCCCTCGTGCAGGCAGACGAATCGGTGCAATACGATGTGCTGTCCGCCTTCCACAAGAGCATCCGCGGCTCCAGCGATGCGGCGCTGTACTGGTTCCTCTACGCGGTGGAGAAGCTGGGCATGGATCCGATGACCTTCATCCGCCGCCTCACTGTCGCCTGCAGCGAGGATATCGGCCTGGCCAATCCGCAGGCGATGGTTCAGGCGGTCAGCGCGCTGGAGGCGTACCAGCGCATCGGATGGCCGGAATCGAAATATATTGTCGCCCAGGCGATTCTGTTCGCCGTAGAGAGTCCGAAGTCGAATTCGATTCCGGCGGCCATCGCCCGCGTCATGGCGGCATTCGACGACTATCCGTCGGCTCCTGTGCCGCTCCATCTCCGCGATGCGCATTATAAAGGGGCCGAGAAGCTGGGGCATAAGGGCTACAAATATCCGCATGATTATCCTGGGCATTATGTCGATCAGCAGTATTTGCCGGATTCAATCCGTAACCGGGTCTTCTTCATGGCCAGCGAGCAAGGGACCGAGGCGAAGATGCGCCTGAATCAGGAGCGGAGACGCCAATCGAAGCCGGACAACGGGGACCAAGGGTAG
- the crcB gene encoding fluoride efflux transporter CrcB, producing the protein MNMLWVAIGGALGAWSRYELGAYIAKRAGSRFPWGTLLVNWGGCFLLGLLAGMRQVLPAPLYVFAAVGWCGAFTTFSTFSFEALTLWRDKQRGLCALYLFLTAAVGLAAAAGGQWLAGLPG; encoded by the coding sequence ATGAATATGCTGTGGGTAGCGATAGGCGGGGCGCTTGGCGCCTGGAGCCGTTATGAGTTGGGCGCTTATATTGCGAAGCGGGCAGGCAGCCGCTTCCCGTGGGGGACGCTGCTGGTCAATTGGGGAGGCTGCTTCCTGCTCGGCCTGTTGGCCGGGATGCGACAGGTGCTGCCCGCTCCGCTGTATGTCTTCGCTGCCGTCGGCTGGTGCGGCGCCTTTACGACATTTTCGACTTTCAGCTTCGAAGCATTGACGCTATGGAGGGACAAGCAGCGCGGCCTCTGCGCGCTGTATCTGTTCCTGACGGCAGCCGTCGGACTCGCCGCTGCGGCGGGAGGACAATGGCTGGCCGGTCTGCCAGGGTAG
- a CDS encoding PRC-barrel domain-containing protein encodes MKLLELIGLPVFDIGTGKQVSKVKDICITPDWKITHLQLVSRVRKQDMLIRWEDVTACGDDAVMITSGEAVQMKDSASLERAFLSGEAALKGLPVMTSEGSQLGWVADVYFQPNMGNQITGLEISDGLLADLLEGRRQIEGMSRLTWGTDVIVVEESGGASAQSN; translated from the coding sequence ATGAAGTTGCTGGAGCTGATCGGTCTGCCCGTGTTCGATATCGGTACGGGTAAGCAAGTGTCCAAAGTGAAAGATATCTGCATCACTCCCGATTGGAAGATTACCCATCTTCAGCTTGTCAGCCGCGTTCGCAAGCAGGACATGCTGATACGGTGGGAGGATGTGACCGCATGCGGGGATGACGCGGTCATGATTACGAGCGGCGAAGCCGTGCAGATGAAGGACAGCGCCTCGCTGGAACGGGCATTTCTGTCGGGAGAGGCGGCATTGAAGGGATTGCCGGTCATGACTTCGGAAGGCTCCCAGCTCGGATGGGTCGCCGACGTTTATTTTCAGCCCAATATGGGTAACCAGATAACAGGCCTGGAAATTTCAGACGGCCTGCTTGCGGACCTTCTGGAAGGAAGACGGCAGATTGAAGGAATGAGCCGCTTGACATGGGGCACCGATGTAATCGTCGTGGAAGAGAGCGGAGGCGCAAGTGCACAATCAAATTAG
- a CDS encoding PCYCGC domain-containing protein, translating to MFQARRSSTGRNKIQMLIGAVIVTVSVLGAAGCSAGEAGHTGTGKPEAAERLMPNGDLRQTTASADQLPPFMDDKSEEMQLIYKLAAANHELLTSMPCYCGCGESAGHQSNLNCFVAEIEEDGTVVWDDHGTRCGVCLNIAVEASKLKSEGMSDIDIRNAIDDKYKEGYAEPTPTPMPSV from the coding sequence ATGTTCCAAGCGAGGCGTTCCTCAACGGGACGGAATAAGATTCAGATGCTTATCGGTGCGGTTATAGTAACGGTATCGGTGCTCGGAGCGGCCGGATGCAGCGCCGGCGAGGCCGGCCATACCGGGACGGGCAAGCCGGAGGCGGCCGAGCGGCTGATGCCGAATGGGGATCTGCGGCAAACGACAGCGTCCGCCGACCAGCTTCCGCCTTTTATGGACGATAAGAGCGAGGAGATGCAATTGATATACAAGCTGGCTGCCGCCAACCATGAGCTGCTGACCTCGATGCCTTGCTATTGCGGCTGCGGAGAATCGGCAGGACATCAGAGCAATCTGAACTGCTTCGTCGCGGAGATCGAAGAAGACGGCACCGTCGTATGGGACGATCACGGCACCCGCTGCGGCGTATGCCTCAATATCGCGGTAGAGGCTTCCAAGCTGAAGAGCGAAGGAATGAGCGACATCGATATCCGCAACGCCATCGACGACAAATACAAAGAAGGATATGCCGAGCCTACGCCTACCCCGATGCCATCCGTATAA
- the cymR gene encoding cysteine metabolism transcriptional regulator CymR, which yields MKISTKGRYGLTIMMELARSYGEGPTSLKSIAEKNNLSEHYLEQLIAPLRNAGLVKSIRGAYGGYILPESPEQVTAGEIIRVLEGPISPVDFTEEDDPAKRDLWLRIRDSIAQVLDSTTLADLISYKDENVQESYMFYI from the coding sequence ATGAAAATATCAACGAAGGGCCGTTACGGGCTGACGATTATGATGGAGCTGGCCAGGAGCTACGGCGAAGGCCCGACTTCCTTGAAGAGCATCGCGGAGAAGAACAATCTCTCCGAGCATTATCTTGAACAATTGATTGCGCCGCTTCGCAACGCGGGCTTGGTCAAGAGCATACGGGGCGCGTACGGCGGATATATATTGCCGGAGAGCCCGGAGCAGGTCACGGCGGGCGAAATTATCCGCGTGCTGGAAGGCCCGATCTCTCCGGTCGACTTCACGGAAGAGGACGATCCGGCCAAGCGCGATCTGTGGCTTCGCATTCGCGACAGCATCGCCCAGGTGCTCGATTCGACAACGCTTGCGGATCTGATTTCGTACAAGGATGAGAACGTGCAGGAAAGCTATATGTTCTATATTTGA
- a CDS encoding tRNA threonylcarbamoyladenosine dehydratase has protein sequence MLHQFSRTELAIGPEGLDKLKNSTVAVLGIGGVGGIAAEALARTGIGRIIMIDKDVVDITNVNRQIHALTTTVGQKKAELMQERIKLINPECDAIALNMFYTEETYEELFAYDLDYVVDASDTISYKIHLIKECLRRNIPMISSMGAANKMDPTRFQVADISKTTVDPIARVIRQKLRKDGIKKGVKVVFSTEEPLKPRVDVTEKIVPETAPDIRKAKQPPASNSFVPPVAGLIMVSVVVRDLLTTLESR, from the coding sequence ATGTTGCATCAATTTTCGCGTACAGAATTAGCCATCGGCCCGGAAGGGCTGGACAAGCTGAAGAACAGCACCGTCGCCGTGCTTGGCATCGGCGGCGTCGGCGGCATCGCTGCGGAAGCGCTGGCGCGCACCGGCATCGGGCGCATTATCATGATCGACAAGGATGTCGTCGACATCACGAATGTGAACCGTCAGATCCACGCCTTGACGACGACGGTCGGACAGAAGAAGGCGGAGCTGATGCAGGAGCGGATTAAGCTCATCAATCCGGAGTGCGATGCTATCGCTTTAAATATGTTCTATACGGAAGAGACGTACGAGGAACTGTTCGCCTACGATCTCGATTACGTCGTGGACGCTTCGGACACGATCTCTTATAAGATTCACCTCATTAAGGAATGCTTGCGCCGCAACATCCCGATGATTTCGAGCATGGGGGCGGCCAATAAAATGGACCCGACGCGCTTCCAGGTGGCGGACATCTCGAAGACGACGGTCGATCCGATCGCGCGCGTCATCCGGCAGAAGCTGCGCAAGGACGGCATCAAAAAAGGAGTCAAGGTCGTCTTCTCGACCGAGGAGCCGTTGAAGCCGCGCGTTGACGTGACCGAGAAGATCGTTCCGGAGACGGCCCCGGATATCCGCAAGGCGAAGCAGCCGCCGGCCAGCAACTCCTTCGTGCCGCCGGTGGCGGGGCTGATCATGGTCAGCGTCGTCGTCCGCGATCTGCTTACTACGTTAGAATCACGGTGA